One Coraliomargarita parva DNA segment encodes these proteins:
- a CDS encoding sensor histidine kinase, producing MPQSDDSDANLAKHGVEHPFGSPTDEEIRLQALNHSKDRLLSIVGHDLRTAIGGVVTLVSLLDKRLDQGDVEDAKRLSGLIRRSAHDADDLLRDLVAWTRSSGQELKFRMERIEITQLIETEMERLESMAARKNQKIRLEAYDSGLIRADPYMLQAIFRNLLSNALKYSHQGGVVTVRIYRQPGLWEFQVCDKGVGMSPEVQALLLKIDDRKKQSGTSGEVGSGFGLMLCEDFVQRHGGHLTWESAPGEGTTISFTIPELLG from the coding sequence ATGCCCCAGTCTGATGATTCCGATGCAAATCTGGCCAAGCACGGCGTGGAACACCCCTTTGGGAGCCCGACCGACGAAGAGATTCGTCTTCAGGCCCTGAACCATAGCAAGGACCGCTTGCTGTCGATTGTCGGTCACGACTTGCGCACCGCGATCGGCGGGGTGGTCACTTTGGTGAGCCTTCTGGATAAGCGATTGGACCAGGGGGATGTGGAAGACGCCAAGCGTCTTAGCGGCCTGATTCGCCGATCGGCCCACGATGCCGATGATCTCTTAAGGGATCTGGTTGCGTGGACCCGAAGCTCGGGGCAGGAATTGAAATTCCGTATGGAGCGGATTGAGATCACGCAGCTGATCGAAACCGAAATGGAACGTCTCGAAAGCATGGCCGCGCGTAAGAACCAGAAGATCCGGCTGGAAGCCTACGATAGCGGCTTGATTCGTGCCGATCCATACATGTTGCAGGCGATCTTCCGGAACCTGCTCTCCAATGCTTTGAAATATTCGCATCAGGGAGGCGTTGTGACGGTCCGGATCTATCGCCAGCCCGGACTTTGGGAGTTTCAAGTGTGCGACAAGGGGGTCGGCATGAGCCCGGAAGTGCAGGCTTTATTACTCAAGATCGACGACCGTAAAAAGCAGAGCGGTACTTCAGGCGAGGTCGGGTCCGGTTTCGGACTGATGCTCTGTGAGGACTTCGTACAGCGGCACGGGGGCCATCTTACCTGGGAATCGGCTCCGGGGGAGGGAACCACAATTTCCTTCACCATTCCGGAACTGCTGGGCTAG
- a CDS encoding potassium channel family protein, whose amino-acid sequence MDFTFTFLHLFFLVTCLISPLLLAFTVCICVLGMIVGKIECWSRGDALYWAFITALTVGYGDYRPQRRLSRILSILIAVLGLLMTGILVAVSVQSASIAFKKHIDQEGMQAIEQRINLPEADR is encoded by the coding sequence ATGGATTTCACCTTCACATTCCTCCATCTCTTCTTTCTCGTTACCTGCCTCATTTCCCCGCTCCTGCTCGCCTTCACGGTGTGCATCTGCGTCCTTGGGATGATCGTGGGTAAAATCGAATGCTGGTCGCGGGGCGATGCACTCTATTGGGCCTTCATCACAGCCCTGACCGTGGGATATGGTGATTACCGGCCGCAAAGGCGCCTCTCCAGAATCTTGTCGATCCTGATCGCCGTGCTGGGCTTGCTCATGACCGGCATCCTTGTCGCAGTCTCGGTTCAATCCGCCTCGATCGCATTTAAAAAACATATCGACCAAGAAGGGATGCAGGCCATTGAGCAGCGCATCAATCTGCCGGAAGCCGACAGGTAA